A stretch of Salvia hispanica cultivar TCC Black 2014 unplaced genomic scaffold, UniMelb_Shisp_WGS_1.0 HiC_scaffold_373, whole genome shotgun sequence DNA encodes these proteins:
- the LOC125199081 gene encoding leucine-rich repeat receptor-like serine/threonine-protein kinase SKM1, with product MKQSLAGTLDLFHFTTLLNLTTFSLNGNYLNGSVPAALGNLTSLTLLDLSDNQFTGAIPPEIGRLTELRYLSLSMNQMVGEIPYQIGNMKKVRFLDLGFNYFETPDWSRIPTFPFLTHLNLGWNELNLEFPHFITTCLNLTFLDLYGNNFTGQIPESLFTNLDKLEYLDLSSNGFQGPLSTNIPNLSMLKDLCLGNNFSGNIFDTVSHIPSLQNLELYNNSFIGEIPPSIGLLTNIRRLDLRMNRFNSSIPRELGLCNKLTDLDLSCNSLSGPLPPSLSNLGNLSELRLSENSLTGVILPSFFTSWRQLIWLHIQDNEFSGELPSEIGLLTNLMYLDICNNSFSGSIPPEIGNLQNLDELDLSTNNFSGSDISLFKSL from the exons ATGAAGCAGA GCCTTGCAGGGACATTGGATCTGTTCCATTTCACTACATTGCTGAATCTCACCACTTTCAGCCTCAACGGGAATTATCTCAACGGTTCTGTACCAGCTGCTCTTGGCAACCTCACAAGCCTCACTCTCTTGGACCTCTCCGACAATCAGTTTACCGGCGCCATTCCACCAGAGATTGGGCGCTTGACAGAGCTTCGATACCTGAGCCTCTCCATGAACCAGATGGTTGGAGAAATCCCATATCAGATTGGCAATATGAAGAAGGTGCGCTTCTTGGATTTGGGCTTCAATTACTTTGAAACTCCTGACTGGTCTCGAATTCCCACTTTCCCTTTCCTAACTCACCTTAATCTTGGTTGGAATGAACTCAACTTGGAATTCCCACACTTCATAACCACATGCCTCAACCTTacttttcttgatttgtaTGGAAACAACTTCACAGGCCAAATTCCTGAATCATTGTTCACCAATTTGGACAAACTTGAATATCTTGACCTCAGCAGCAATGGTTTTCAAGGCCCCCTGTCAACAAATATCCCTAACCTCTCCATGTTGAAGGATCTTTGCCTCGGCAACAACTTCTCTGGCAACATTTTTGATACAGTAAGCCATATTCCAAGCCTGCAAAATCTAGAGCTGTACAATAATTCGTTTATAGGAGAAATCCCTCCTTCTATAGGCCTACTCACAAATATCCGAAGACTAGATCTTCGAATGAACAGATTTAATTCCTCCATTCCCCGAGAGCTCGGCCTGTGTAACAAGCTGACCGACTTAGATTTATCCTGTAATTCACTCTCAGGGCCATTGCCACCATCCTTATCAAATCTGGGCAATTTATCTGAGTTGAGACTATCTGAGAATAGCCTGACTGGTGTAATATTGCCCTCTTTCTTCACGAGTTGGAGACAACTAATCTGGCTACACATTCAAGACAATGAATTCAGTGGGGAACTTCCATCAGAAATAGGCTTGCTCACAAACCTTATGTATCTGGATATCTGTAATAACTCGTTTTCAGGCAGCATCCCACCAGAGATAGGAAACCTACAAAATTTGGATGAGCTGGACCTTTCAACCAATAACTTTTCAG GTTCTGatatttctctcttcaaaTCTCTCTGA
- the LOC125199083 gene encoding receptor-like protein 9DC3 — protein sequence MGGLPNFKVLVLRSNKFGGNISLPSPTKLPFPELQVLDISQNAFVGSLPDRYFNNFRAMIEEKKRNDPILNFDDMGYRQFVNIIVTLKGQDQLLNRLLEAFTTMDLSSNSFSGTIPPSIGNLKILKYLNLSHNTLTGHIPSSLGSMSELESLDLSTNKLDGEIPSELTRLTFLAKLNLSMNNLVGQIPQTNQFSTFENDSYMGNWGLCGAPLTVKCDNGTTLQPEEEGDDEYEFIDGFCWRSIVMGYGSGFVVGIGIGYMIIRSGRPTWLVNSFLELVINIGRRRRNSASKRKRIV from the coding sequence atggGAGGCCTTCCCAACTTTAAAGTGCTAGTGTTGAGGTCTAACAAGTTTGGTGGTAACATATCACTTCCTTCACCAACCAAACTCCCATTTCCGGAGTTACAAGTTCTAGATATCTCTCAGAATGCATTTGTTGGCTCTCTACCTGATAGatatttcaacaatttcaGAGCTATGatagaggaaaagaaaagaaatgaccCAATTCTTAACTTTGACGACATGGGATATCGACAATTTGTGAATATAATAGTCACCTTAAAAGGCCAAGATCAGTTATTGAATAGACTGTTGGAAGCCTTCACAACGATGGATTTATCCTCCAATAGTTTCTCCGGGACTATTCCACCTTCCATAGGAAATCTTAAGattctcaaatatttgaaCTTGTCCCACAATACCCTCACTGGACATATACCTTCATCTCTTGGAAGCATGAGTGAACTCGAATCGTTGGACTTGTCAACAAACAAATTGGATGGAGAAATTCCAAGTGAATTGACAAGGTTGACATTTCTTGCTAAATTAAACCTTTCAATGAATAATCTTGTTGGGCAAATACCACAAACTAATCAGTTCTCTACATTTGAGAATGATTCCTATATGGGAAATTGGGGATTGTGCGGAGCTCCGTTGACAGTAAAATGCGATAACGGGACAACGTTGCAGccagaagaagaaggtgatgaTGAATATGAATTCATAGATGGATTTTGTTGGCGAAGTATTGTGATGGGATATGGAAGTGGATTCGTAGTTGGGATTGGAATTGGTTATATGATTATAAGAAGTGGAAGGCCAACATGGTTAGTGAATTCTTTTTTGGAGTTGGTTATAAATATAGGACGAAGAAGACGCAATAGTGCTTCAAAGCGAAAGAGAATTGTgtga